The Euphorbia lathyris chromosome 3, ddEupLath1.1, whole genome shotgun sequence genome contains a region encoding:
- the LOC136223332 gene encoding WAT1-related protein At5g07050-like isoform X1: MEDFVGEKTEKKWIDTISEKLKSYILCVFCSFCFAGFNIISKVSLDKGMSLYVLVAYAYVFGTVTTAILALLFERNNESKISLPICIQIFFLGLLGVLARIFYYAGLECTSSTFAGAMLNLIPSVTFILAILCRMEKLNLKEVSGQAKVGGTIVAFGGATVMTLYKGITVISGHNNHHPASSKQVLDGNLIKGSLFLLLQSFFYASSYVLQASTIKKYPAPIALTTLTCLSGIPIATSIAAILDHKPSSWKLSFDITLVAPIYCGIMVYGITTYINTVVMRTKGPVFVTAFFPLITVIVAIMGLLILNEALHLGGIIGAVLIIIGLYAMLWGQEYEKKRRILEPPICDEAIQVKSQKK; this comes from the exons atgGAAGATTTTGTAGGAgagaaaacagaaaagaaatGGATAGATACAATCTCAGAAAAGCtaaaatcttatattttatGTGTATTTTGTTCTTTTTGCTTTGCAGGATTCAACATAATCTCCAAGGTTTCTTTAGATAAAGGCATGAGTCTTTATGTTCTTGTGGCTTATGCATATGTTTTTGGAACTGTCACTACAGCTATTCTTGCACTGCTCTTTGAAAG GAATAATGAGAGCAAAATAAGTTTACCAATTTGCATTCAAATCTTCTTCCTGGGTCTTCTGGG AGTATTGGCAAGAATATTCTATTATGCTGGACTAGAATGCACTTCATCAACTTTTGCAGGTGCCATGCTCAATTTAATTCCATCTGTCACCTTTATTTTGGCAATTTTATGCAG GATGGAAAAATTAAACTTGAAGGAGGTGAGTGGGCAAGCAAAGGTTGGAGGAACAATAGTAGCATTTGGTGGTGCAACAGTCATGACATTGTATAAGGGCATTACTGTAATTTCAGGCCATAATAATCATCATCCAGCTTCATCAAAACAAGTTTTAGATGGGAACTTAATAAAGGGTTCTCTTTTCCTCCTCCTTCAAAGTTTCTTTTATGCATCAAGCTATGTTTTACAG GCATCAACAATTAAAAAGTATCCAGCTCCTATTGCTCTTACCACACTCACATGCCTATCAGGCATTCCAATTGCAACAAGCATAGCTGCAATTCTAGATCACAAGCCTTCATCATGGAAATTGTCCTTCGATATTACTCTTGTTGCTCCTATTTATTGT GGCATCATGGTGTATGGAATTACAACTTACATTAACACTGTAGTAATGCGAACGAAGGGTCCAGTTTTCGTGACTGCATTTTTTCCTCTGATAACTGTAATTGTTGCTATAATGGGATTGCTGATTCTAAACGAGGCATTGCATCTGGGAGG gaTTATTGGAGCTGTATTGATAATTATTGGCTTGTATGCAATGTTATGGGGACAAGAATATGAGAAAAAGAGAAGGATATTAGAGCCCCCAATTTGTGATGAAGCCATTCAGgtcaaatcacaaaaaaaataa
- the LOC136224443 gene encoding fasciclin-like arabinogalactan protein 21: MAISLPFSVSFVFLILSFFISQANAGGLNFASVSASASDTLLPPSPPPMVSNELQENTLFSHTAILAPILSHLGFNELSLAAPSLSSDSPATTWSGPSTLFAPSDSSLHTCLSCSVRHILREHIVPGLYTIEYLRNLAFGTKIETLSPGRCLTITSTSMKNVSTSASTAAKVFVGGVEITHPDLFNNGLIVIHGIQGYVVPLSPNSCDVERLNSLTFPFNQQDRVSRQVHHQFLPHPAIMRSMLRDAMVRLRNNGFSILSLAMRAKYVELVSLNNMTMFALDDASIFSGSQSYISHIRFHIVPNVYLTHADLEKLPVGSRLPTLDRGHTLVVTGAGGGNPAVSPMRINYVRVKIPDVIRNTKIMVHAVYLPFPRIDPAVAAFDGVMGRQSESATHAPVAGGACSALMDNNGSCDGVPMPQVKSSVATDDNSGLLEGR, encoded by the coding sequence ATGGCGATTTCTCTGCCCTTTTCGGTTTCCTTTGTGTTCCTGATCCTTTCTTTCTTCATCTCCCAAGCCAATGCTGGAGGTCTCAACTTCGCCTCCGTCTCCGCCTCCGCCTCCGACACTCTCTTACCACCGTCACCTCCGCCGATGGTCTCTAACGAACTCCAGGAGAACACATTATTCTCTCACACAGCGATCCTCGCTCCGATCCTTTCTCATCTCGGCTTCAACGAGCTTTCCTTGGCCGCTCCATCTCTTTCTTCCGATTCACCCGCCACTACCTGGTCAGGCCCCTCTACACTCTTTGCTCCTTCTGATTCTTCTCTTCATACTTGCTTATCTTGTTCCGTTCGTCATATCCTCCGTGAACATATTGTTCCTGGCCTTTACACCATTGAGTATCTCCGTAACCTTGCCTTTGGTACTAAGATCGAAACTCTAAGTCCTGGCCGTTGCCTAACTATAACGTCCACTTCCATGAAAAACGTCTCAACATCAGCATCCACCGCTGCTAAGGTTTTCGTTGGCGGCGTGGAGATCACGCATCCAGATCTGTTCAACAATGGTCTCATTGTTATTCATGGAATTCAAGGCTATGTTGTTCCTCTCTCGCCTAATTCATGCGATGTAGAGAGATTAAATTCGCTTACATTTCCGTTTAATCAGCAAGATCGCGTTTCCCGCCAAGTCCACCACCAGTTCCTGCCGCATCCTGCTATCATGCGCTCGATGCTGCGCGATGCTATGGTTAGGCTTCGCAACAATGGCTTCAGCATCCTCTCTCTGGCGATGAGAGCGAAATACGTTGAGCTGGTGTCGCTAAACAATATGACGATGTTTGCTCTCGACGACGCATCAATTTTCTCTGGATCTCAGTCATACATCAGTCACATCAGGTTTCATATTGTGCCTAACGTTTATTTGACTCACGCGGACCTAGAGAAGCTTCCGGTGGGCAGCAGGCTCCCGACGCTTGATAGAGGTCACACTCTGGTGGTTACTGGCGCTGGAGGAGGCAATCCAGCGGTGTCTCCGATGAGGATTAACTATGTAAGAGTTAAAATTCCTGATGTGATACGCAATACGAAGATTATGGTGCACGCTGTTTATCTGCCATTTCCGAGGATTGATCCAGCCGTTGCTGCTTTTGATGGAGTTATGGGGAGGCAATCGGAGAGTGCAACTCACGCACCAGTTGCGGGAGGAGCTTGCTCAGCACTTATGGATAACAATGGAAGTTGCGATGGAGTTCCTATGCCTCAAGTGAAGTCATCTGTGGCTACGGATGATAACTCTGGCCTTTTGGAAGGGAGGTGA
- the LOC136223825 gene encoding protein LONG AFTER FAR-RED 3: MNLFPIISASIALLLSIYLLPHFNSPHQWLNLGLRASMESTADLIVKNGVIFTSDASMIFADSMAVRNGRILRVGNYSSLQDLAGDKTKVLDLEGKLVVPGFIDSHVHFIFGGLQMMRVELHGVNRKDEFVRRIREAVRNLKEGSWLLGGGWNNDLWGGELPSVSWIDDITPYNPVWLTRMDGHMGLANSVTLRIAGISKVSEDPIGGTIMKSVHGEPTGLVIDAAMKLVFPWIPEVSADERREALLAASNLALAKGVTAVVDFGRYLPGASTEHSWEDLTELYQWADSLGKMRTRVCLFFPMETWSRLHDLMTKTGRSLSDWIYLGGVKAFADGSLGSNSALFYEPYVDEPHNYGLQVSDFENLLNMTMEADKVGLQVAIHAIGDRANDMVLDLYESVASTNGKRDRRFRIEHAQHLASGTPARFGEQQIIASVQPDHLLDDADSARKKLGVDRAEKGPYQFRSLLMSNALLALGSDWPVANIDPLGAIKTAMKRIPPGWERSWIPSECLSLKDAIISHTILAAEACFLENEVGSLSPGKLADFVILSTSSWDDFEKEGTASVEATYLAGLQAYPLTA, translated from the exons ATGAATCTATTCCCAATCATCTCGGCTTCAATCGCACTCCTTTTATCCATTTACTTGCTTCCTCATTTCAACTCGCCACACC AATGGTTGAATTTGGGATTACGAGCGTCAATGGAATCAACTGCGGatttgattgtgaaaaatgGGGTAATTTTCACCAGCGACGCTTCCATGATCTTCGCCGATTCCATGGCCGTTCGAAACGGCAGGATTCTCCGAGTTGGAAATTATTCTTCTCTTCAG GATTTGGCCGGCGATAAGACCAAGGTGTTGGATCTTGAAGGGAAATTAGTAGTTCCTGGATTTATTGATTCCCATGTCCACTTCATCTTTGGTGGATTGCAG ATGATGCGTGTGGAATTGCATGGTGTAAATCgaaaagatgaatttgtgaGAAGAATCAGAGAAGCTGTAAGAA ATCTAAAAGAAGGTTCTTGGCTGTTGGGAGGTGGATGGAACAATGATCTATGGGGGGGAGAATTACCATCAGTGTCTTGGATCGATGATATCACGCCATACAATCCT GTGTGGTTAACTAGGATGGATGGTCATATGGGCTTGGCTAATTCAGTGACACTGAGGATAGCTGGGATAAGTAAAGTATCAGAAGATCCTATTGGTGGAACTATTATGAAGTCTGTTCATGGAG AACCTACTGGATTGGTAATAGATGCTGCAATGAAACTTGTTTTCCCCTGGATCCCTGAGGTCTCAGCAGATGAAAGAAGGGAGGCTTTGCTTGCTGCTAGCAATCTTGCCTTGGCAAAAGGGGTAACAGCTGTTGTTGATTTTGGAAGATACCTTCCCGGTGCATCAACAGAGCATTCTTGGGAGGATTTGACAG AATTGTATCAATGGGCTGATTCTTTAGGCAAGATGAGGACTAGGGTCTGCTTGTTTTTCCCAATGGAAACGTGGTCACGCTTACAT GATCTTATGACAAAAACAGGTCGTTCTCTAAGTGATTGGATTTATTTAGGTGGTGTTAAAGCTTTTGCTGATGGATCTTTGGGTTCTAATAGTGCACTCTTTTATGAG CCTTACGTTGATGAGCCTCACAATTATGGCTTACAAGTTTcagattttgaaaatcttctCAATATGACTATGGAAGCTGATAAAGTTGGTCTTCAG GTTGCCATTCATGCAATAGGTGACAGAGCAAATGACATGGTTCTGGATTTGTATGAATCAGTTGCATCAACAAATGGAAAAAGGGATCGAAGATTTAGG ATTGAGCATGCTCAGCATTTGGCATCTGGAACACCTGCTCGATTTGGTGAACAACAGATCATTGCTTCAGTTCAG CCGGACCATCTACTTGACGATGCTGATTCTGCAAGAAAGAAGCTTGGAGTGGACAGGGCTGAAAAGGGACCTTATCAATTCCGATCACTCCTAATGAGCAATGCTCTGTTGGCTTTAGGTTCTGACTGGCCG GTGGCTAATATTGATCCTTTGGGAGCCATTAAAACAGCAATGAAAAGAATACCTCCTGGTTGGGAACGTTCGTGGATTCCATCTGAGTGCCTTTCATTGAAAGATGCAATAATATC GCATACGATTTTGGCTGCTGAGGCGTGCTTTCTGGAAAATGAGGTCGGATCGTTGTCTCCGGGGAAGCTGGCTGATTTTGTGATACTGTCAACCAGTTCCTGGGATGATTTTGAGAAAGAAGGAACTGCATCAGTTGAAGCCACATATCTAGCTGGTTTGCAGGCATATCCGCTAACAGCTTAA
- the LOC136223332 gene encoding WAT1-related protein At5g07050-like isoform X2, which translates to MEDFVGEKTEKKWIDTISEKLKSYILCVFCSFCFAGFNIISKVSLDKGMSLYVLVAYAYVFGTVTTAILALLFERNNESKISLPICIQIFFLGLLGMEKLNLKEVSGQAKVGGTIVAFGGATVMTLYKGITVISGHNNHHPASSKQVLDGNLIKGSLFLLLQSFFYASSYVLQASTIKKYPAPIALTTLTCLSGIPIATSIAAILDHKPSSWKLSFDITLVAPIYCGIMVYGITTYINTVVMRTKGPVFVTAFFPLITVIVAIMGLLILNEALHLGGIIGAVLIIIGLYAMLWGQEYEKKRRILEPPICDEAIQVKSQKK; encoded by the exons atgGAAGATTTTGTAGGAgagaaaacagaaaagaaatGGATAGATACAATCTCAGAAAAGCtaaaatcttatattttatGTGTATTTTGTTCTTTTTGCTTTGCAGGATTCAACATAATCTCCAAGGTTTCTTTAGATAAAGGCATGAGTCTTTATGTTCTTGTGGCTTATGCATATGTTTTTGGAACTGTCACTACAGCTATTCTTGCACTGCTCTTTGAAAG GAATAATGAGAGCAAAATAAGTTTACCAATTTGCATTCAAATCTTCTTCCTGGGTCTTCTGGG GATGGAAAAATTAAACTTGAAGGAGGTGAGTGGGCAAGCAAAGGTTGGAGGAACAATAGTAGCATTTGGTGGTGCAACAGTCATGACATTGTATAAGGGCATTACTGTAATTTCAGGCCATAATAATCATCATCCAGCTTCATCAAAACAAGTTTTAGATGGGAACTTAATAAAGGGTTCTCTTTTCCTCCTCCTTCAAAGTTTCTTTTATGCATCAAGCTATGTTTTACAG GCATCAACAATTAAAAAGTATCCAGCTCCTATTGCTCTTACCACACTCACATGCCTATCAGGCATTCCAATTGCAACAAGCATAGCTGCAATTCTAGATCACAAGCCTTCATCATGGAAATTGTCCTTCGATATTACTCTTGTTGCTCCTATTTATTGT GGCATCATGGTGTATGGAATTACAACTTACATTAACACTGTAGTAATGCGAACGAAGGGTCCAGTTTTCGTGACTGCATTTTTTCCTCTGATAACTGTAATTGTTGCTATAATGGGATTGCTGATTCTAAACGAGGCATTGCATCTGGGAGG gaTTATTGGAGCTGTATTGATAATTATTGGCTTGTATGCAATGTTATGGGGACAAGAATATGAGAAAAAGAGAAGGATATTAGAGCCCCCAATTTGTGATGAAGCCATTCAGgtcaaatcacaaaaaaaataa